The genomic region AATTGactattataaatattgtgTGTTTAAAGCATTGCTTCATAGCTCTAAAGTGTTAAGAAACTCACAGGGCACCTCAATATCATTCTGTACTTGTGTACTATTGTAGATTTGCAAATCAGCAAATCAGGTTCACTGGCAAATCATTTATCATGAAAATGTTTAGGAAAAAGAGAAGACTCTTTTCTATCCAAACTTTCAGACTTTCTCATCAGTGCCATTGCAGTGGTGCCGGTGCACCAGAAAACACCCTGTGGTTCATAAATGTGCTATCACGTCGAAATGAATGTGTAACAAACCTTTACCTTTATCTTTCTGTGACCTTTGGCTCTCTGACATTCAGATGAAGCAAGAAATGTAACATGTCCCATGTCTGAGGAGATGTTAACCCATCACTCTTCATCTTTCCAAACAGTGTGCAGACCACAAAGTAGAAGCTCTATGCGAGGCCCTCCTGGCCACCGTCCAGCAGTGGCGGGGCCGATTTCCCAGCCCGCTGCCTCTAGAGCTCTACACATCCTCCAACTTCATCGGTCTGTTTGTGGAGGAGCAGGTGGCCGACATCCTCAAGCAGTTTGCAGCCGACTTTGCGACAGAGGCCGCCAGGAAGGCAGGTAGGAACCACGGGCAAATAGTTTGTCAGCATCAGTTCATCATATTCACCGTGTAATGTGTGGGGACCAGCTGGGGCAGGAAGTGATGTTGGTAATGCTGAGTTATTAAAACACTCACTCAATCTGTCGCTGTAAgtatttttaaacacagctcAAAGTGAGAGTGACTGCCAAACAGTATGTCAGGCAGCTAAGTGCCCAATCAGCTTAGAGCCGTGGTGTTAGCGTTCATGCTCTGTTATATTTCTAACCCTGAAGGTACAGAGGCAGATAAGAGCGTGGCGTTCAAACCTGACGGGGAAATTTGAGCATTGTCAGTCAGAATGTCAGAATATGTTCTGACGTGATGTACTGCACTGTGTATAATAAAGTCCTGTCTCATTCAGAGGTCCATGTGGAGCCTCATAAGAAGCAGCTCCATGTAACTCTGGCCTACAACTTCCCCACCAACCACCTCCCATCGCTGGAGAAACTGGCCAAGGGCATCGAAGTCAAGCTCGGTTGTGATTGGCTGGCAGTCCTGTTCTCCCGGGACATTCGTTTTGCAAACCATGAGGTGGGTCTGAGGTCACCTGATATACTGTGTATTTAGTAAGACAAATTGACATGCACTCGTGTGTTCTACATGTTATCAGCTGAGTCGTTGCTTGTCGTGCCTCTGCAGACGCTGCGGGTGATGTACCCCTACACCCCTCAGAACGAGGATGAGCTGGAGCTGGTTCCTGGTGATTTCGTCTTCATGTCCCCAGTGGATCAGAGTAGCACCAGTGAGGGCTGGGTGTACGGGACCTCGCTGGCCTCCGGGCTGTCTGGCCTGCTGCCTGAGAACTACGTCAGTCTGGCCGATGAGTCCGACACCTGGGTCTTCCACGGGTCAGCACTGCTCAGTCTCTTATTTCTTATTCTTATAATCTAACACACAATGACTACAAGTCCTTTGAGactctttgtttcatttaacctttatatttctttatgttgcagctaTACGTTTCCTTattgtcagttttcagtgttatGTTGTGGCAGCACTGTGCTTATAGTGTGGTTAGATGTAGTCAGggttaaggcaggaacacaccagcccaaacgttggacgtctgaagcgtttggagatatgtttggtgtgttccatagttgccaactctcccgattcacgcgggagactcccgatttttaaccctatctccctccATGCTCCcagtcagtaatttctcccgttaatctcccgattttacagtaaaggaaacaagtacgattgtgtccctatatttgttgcagtatctggcaaccctggcctgcctgtgtggatgagcaggtgtgtgattgttcctgataaatcccgcaatccggcttttccgacctgaaaatgaggctctcgtgaatcatgcaaatctgtttttgtgaagttagtttcagtttggatattctgtggatatcgggtccagctgagactttactgaggttctcccagtgtcagcagcaggaggacggtcagctcacctctcagagcctcgcgctgaatcactgagactgatttagggaccgtcattaaattacttagcataaataaattaatacaaaataactgctgttttttagaatatctttcatgtcatgtgacccagtgactccaaaccagctgcagattgtatcagtaaactggacgagtaagacacctattgtttttgtattttagtgcttcctctatttaatatgaatattaatatgcagaaattatgatgaattattatgataaatattatgaattatttctcaatagcttccatggcatgtggctcactgacttctgaaatgctcaggatgttaacatattttcaagcagcaatgtcagcttctacactattttgtctcatgtcttagattctgattctgaaattctaaaaatgattttcttttcaaaaatctcacgagtaggtgagatttaaagggtcatttttcaattttttttccgggggggggcatgcccccagactcccctagtgttgctaggttatcaactcagataaaaaaaaattaggggaaacactgttctaagaattttggacatgtgtggtttaaaatacaaggcaagaaattatgacaaataaatcgcacacctggcgaaggaaccttgttacttgggccgatacaccgatgaaaaaaatctccctatttttcacaacccaatgttggcaagtatggtgttcagctgcgtcggaagctttcggagccgcgcggacgttgtcggatccgactgagcatgagaagtctgaggaggagggccgtcggacgtctgagccattggatcctctgattggttgtgtgccagctgaatggcggttctgattggcggtgtgctggcgaatcagcgcggtgtgtgggaggggcagaatactgtgtgcgctttgtttttctatgcactccgttccgtcattccccgttttcatgttttgcagtagtggcaccagactagttgttatgtccgtttaggacgaattaattcttgttcgtctggtaatgcctcgctgcatgtttagtatgcagctgttttttatcggaaatagttaagtttcgttttgatcgaaagtaaagagagttgcgtgcataaggttctcgtttacaactcacaacacaagcgccacccgcttattgcatctcgcgcaagcgcagaacgtacacgctactgtggcgtaggcagcacgtcgaagcagtgtgttcaatgcaacttttctgctgaacgggtcagacaagaagcaacggagtggtcggagagtggtcggataaggcagttggacgtctgggcggtgtgtgggggcctttagggAAAGATCGTGTTGTATCTTAAAGTAACTGTTGCTGGAAATCGTTCCAGCATCTCATCACAAACATCTGGCGGTTTgacatgttgaaacacagtcttgaacagtggtctctggctcgGCAGCCTTTTCACCCGGCTGTGAAGGCATCGCCAccaccctccccctccaccttcCCTCATGAGAGTCGGCTCTTGTGCATCTAGTGTGAATGTGATACGCCAAAGATAAAATATCAGTGGCTTGTAGAAATGTGAattaccaacattttattctgatgACCGGGCTGATTTATTTAGTGTAGCAGCAGTCCCCATCATCCACCTGTACCGGGGCAGCTGTaggttatgtgtgtgtatggtgaTACTACGGTTAGTGTGGTCAGACTATGGTGAATGGTgatagatttttaaaaaatgacaagctGTTCCATTAATGAAAGAATACTACATGGAAGGAATGACTGAATCGTGTTCTGATGTCTGCTCTCCTGGTCCACCGCAGCTCCCATTCGTTCTTCAGCTGTGGGCCCAGCGACAGGACCAGTAAGGAGAGAGGGATGTTTGATGGACTGCTGGACAGCCGACGCCCCGAGAACACTAGTCCTGGAGACACGCCCACCCTCAGTCTCATCTGCCATCCGATGCAGGTAGATTAGTGTTCGTACCTGTTCTCAAATATCCAATATATTGTGTCTTAAAAGATGTATTAGAATTGGAACGAGACTTCCTTTTGACACGTCTGCAGCAGTGGGTTGGTATTAAGGTTACGGCAGTGAAAATCCTTACTTACACATAGCTACTGGTCAGTTTTCCTGTCACCCTCGGACTATTTTGATGAGATTAAAGGCTGGACGGCCAGTCTAAACAGTAGTAAGGCTGAAGGAATTATCTTTGGTCCCCTCCATCGGCCAATCTCGCCGAGTTATACTAGGCCACCTCACAGAGTATGTGAAGGCACATGCAAAGAACCTGTAAGAAGACTGTAATCTGTGATCCAGTGCTCCGTCCTGATGACCACACCAGCGCAGTTATCATCATTCTCTTGTAACTCACTGCTGCTTTTATCCTCCAGCAGGTCCTGCGGATCAGCGGCGGTCACTCTCGGCAGCCGAAGAGGACACTTTTTGTGTGTCGGCACGGCGAGAGGATGGATGTGGTCTTCGGGAAACACTGGCTCTCCCTCTGCTCTGACAGTAAAGGTGAGGAGTCAGTGGTAAAAAACAGGAGTAGGTGAGACATAGTCCCTCGTTTCACTGTTTGACTGTACTGTAATCCGGTTGTTCTGCAGGCAGATATGTGCGATCCAATCTCAACATGCCTCCCAGTTTGCCGCTGTGGGGAGACAAGAGAGATTATGACATGGACGCTCCTATCACTGTGGTGGGATCCACGCAGGCTCGACTAGTGGGTGCGTCACCAGTGTGGACCTGAATGATGTACTACCAGCGTAGGTGTTGTTGTTGCATTttgtacatgtgtatat from Sparus aurata chromosome 2, fSpaAur1.1, whole genome shotgun sequence harbors:
- the ubash3bb gene encoding ubiquitin associated and SH3 domain containing Bb isoform X1, whose translation is MAAKEDLYSKILPRRLRQNRPGSVKCGSNLDVLLSMGFPRPRALKALVSTGGRSVQAACDWLFSHVDDPFLDDPLPREFVLYLRPSGPLQNQLSHFWQQSRVTCGKNKAHNIFPHITLCQFFMCADHKVEALCEALLATVQQWRGRFPSPLPLELYTSSNFIGLFVEEQVADILKQFAADFATEAARKAEVHVEPHKKQLHVTLAYNFPTNHLPSLEKLAKGIEVKLGCDWLAVLFSRDIRFANHETLRVMYPYTPQNEDELELVPGDFVFMSPVDQSSTSEGWVYGTSLASGLSGLLPENYVSLADESDTWVFHGSHSFFSCGPSDRTSKERGMFDGLLDSRRPENTSPGDTPTLSLICHPMQQVLRISGGHSRQPKRTLFVCRHGERMDVVFGKHWLSLCSDSKGRYVRSNLNMPPSLPLWGDKRDYDMDAPITVVGSTQARLVGEALLESNTVLDFVYCSPSLRCVQTAQNILRGLQQDGKLKVRVEPGLFEWTKWVSGNSLPAWIPPTDLAAAHFSVDTTYRPLIPVSKLTVSESYENYMSRSYQVTKDILSDCKNTGNNVLIVAHASSLEACTRQLQGRSPQSAKDFVQVVRKIPYLGFCSCEEQGDTGVWQLVDPPILPLTHGPNHSFDWRETLLQE
- the ubash3bb gene encoding ubiquitin associated and SH3 domain containing Bb isoform X2, with protein sequence MAAKEDLYSKILPRRLRQNRPGSVKCGSNLDVLLSMGFPRPRALKALVSTGGRSVQAACDWLFSHVDDPFLDDPLPREFVLYLRPSGPLQNQLSHFWQQSRVTCGKNKAHNIFPHITLCQFFMCADHKVEALCEALLATVQQWRGRFPSPLPLELYTSSNFIGLFVEEQVADILKQFAADFATEAARKAEVHVEPHKKQLHVTLAYNFPTNHLPSLEKLAKGIEVKLGCDWLAVLFSRDIRFANHETLRVMYPYTPQNEDELELVPGDFVFMSPVDQSSTSEGWVYGTSLASGLSGLLPENYVSLADESDTWVFHGSHSFFSCGPSDRTSKERGMFDGLLDSRRPENTSPGDTPTLSLICHPMQVLRISGGHSRQPKRTLFVCRHGERMDVVFGKHWLSLCSDSKGRYVRSNLNMPPSLPLWGDKRDYDMDAPITVVGSTQARLVGEALLESNTVLDFVYCSPSLRCVQTAQNILRGLQQDGKLKVRVEPGLFEWTKWVSGNSLPAWIPPTDLAAAHFSVDTTYRPLIPVSKLTVSESYENYMSRSYQVTKDILSDCKNTGNNVLIVAHASSLEACTRQLQGRSPQSAKDFVQVVRKIPYLGFCSCEEQGDTGVWQLVDPPILPLTHGPNHSFDWRETLLQE